A genome region from Coffea arabica cultivar ET-39 chromosome 7e, Coffea Arabica ET-39 HiFi, whole genome shotgun sequence includes the following:
- the LOC113701891 gene encoding histone deacetylase 19 → METGGNSLPSGPDGVKRKVSYFYDPEIGNYYYGQGHPMKPHRIRMTHALLAHYGLLQHMHVLKPNPAREKDLCRFHADDYVSFLRCITPETQQDQLRQLKRFNVGEDCPVFDGLYSFCQTYAGGSVGGAVKLNHGHCDIAVNWAGGLHHAKKCEASGFCYVNDIVLAILELLKVHERVLYVDIDIHHGDGVEEAFYTTDRVMTVSFHKFGDYFPGTGDLRDLGFGKGKYYSLNVPLDDGIDDDSYQSLFKPIMGKVMEVFRPGAVVLQCGADSLSGDRLGCFNLSIKGHAECVRYMRSFNVPLLLLGGGGYTIRNVARCWCYETGVALGMELEDKMPQHEYFEYFGPDYTLHVAPSNMENKNSRQILEDIRAKLLDNLSKLQHAPGVQFHERPPDTELPEADEDQDEEDGKWDPDSDVNMDGDDRVPLSSGVKREYVEPESKETDDMDEDERPREADPMLTESAGLKEPNSVLAAVDEPNVKLEPGNSSKPFDQPVDKNP, encoded by the exons ATGGAAACTGGAGGTAATTCCTTACCGTCTGGACCAGATGGGGTGAAAAGGAAAGTCAGTTACTTCTATGACCCGGAGATTGGGAACTACTATTATGGGCAAGGTCATCCAATGAAACCTCACAGAATTCGGATGACACATGCTCTTCTTGCACATTATGGGTTGCTGCAGCATATGCATGTTTTAAAGCCCAATCCTGCCAGGGAAAAGGATCTCTGCAGGTTTCATGCAGATGATTATGTTTCTTTCTTGCGTTGTATAACTCCTGAAACTCAGCAAGATCAGTTGAGGCAGCTTAAAAGATTTAATGTTGGTGaagattgtcctgtttttgatGGTCTGTACTCGTTCTGTCAAACATATGCTGGAGGCTCTGTGGGTGGGGCTGTGAAGTTGAACCATGGACATTGTGATATTGCTGTAAATTGGGCTGGTGGGTTGCATCATGCTAAGAAATGTGAGGCTTCGGGTTTCTGCTATGTGAATGATATAGTGCTTGCAATATTGGAACTTCTTAAAGTGCATGAG CGTGTTTTGTATGTTGACATTGATATTCATCACGGGGATGGTGTTGAAGAGGCATTTTATACTACAGACAGGGTCATGACTGTTTCATTTCATAAATTTGGAGATTACTTTCCTGGTACCGGGGATTTACGAGACCTTGGATTTGGAAAGGGGAAGTATTACTCTCTTAATGTTCCACTAGATGATGGAATTGATGATGACAGCTATCAATCTTTGTTCAAGCCAATAATGGGCAAAGTGATGGAGGTTTTTAGGCCTGGTGCAGTGGTCTTGCAATGTGGTGCTGACTCCTTGTCTGGAGACAGGTTGGGTTGCTTTAACTTGTCAATTAAGGGTCATGCAGAATGTGTAAGATACATGAGATCATTTAATGTCCCACTGCTGTTGCTCGGTGGAGGTGGCTACACAATACGTAATGTTGCTCGTTGCTGGTGTTACGAG ACTGGTGTCGCACTTGGGATGGAACTTGAAGACAAGATGCCACAGCATGaatattttgaatattttggtCCAGACTATACTCTTCATGTTGCCCCAAGTAACATGGAAAATAAAAATTCTCGTCAGATTTTAGAAGACATCCGAGCAAAGCTTCTTGATAATCTCTCGAAACTTCAGCATGCACCCGGCGTGCAATTCCACGAGCGACCCCCGGATACTGAACTTCCTGAG GCGGATGAAGATCAAGATGAGGAAGATGGAAAATGGGATCCTGATTCTGATGTAAACATGGATGGAGATGATCG TGTTCCTTTGTCTAGTGGAGTGAAGAGGGAATATGTTGAGCCTGAATCAAAGGAAACG GATGATATGGATGAAGATGAGCGGCCAAGAGAAGCAGACCCAATGCTTACAGAGTCAGCTGGTTTAAAG GAACCAAATTCAGTATTGGCTGCTGTAGATGAACCAAATGTTAAATTGGAACCTGGAAATTCAAGTAAGCCATTTGATCAGCCTGTTGACAAGAATCCTTGA